A DNA window from Chiloscyllium plagiosum isolate BGI_BamShark_2017 chromosome 9, ASM401019v2, whole genome shotgun sequence contains the following coding sequences:
- the mark1 gene encoding serine/threonine-protein kinase MARK1 isoform X9: protein MSTRTPLPTVNERDTENHTSLDGYGDSQIQPSKSSSRQNLPRCRNSVASTTEEQPHIGNYRLLKTIGKGNFAKVKLARHVLTGREVAVKIIDKTQLNPTSLQKFSFC from the exons ATGTCGACGAGAACGCCATTGCCTACAGTGAATGAGCGCGACACAGAAAAT CACACGTCTCTTGATGGATATGGTGACTCACAAATCCAGCCTTCCAAGTCGAGTAGCAGACAAAACTTACCACGATGCAGGAATTCAGTGGCATCTACGACTGAAGAGCAACCCCACATTGGAAATTATAGGCTGCTGAAGACTATAGGCAAAGGAAACTTTGCAAAAGTAAAATTAGCACGACATGTTTTGACTGGGAGAGAA GTTGCtgttaaaataattgacaaaacaCAGCTGAATCCTACCAGTCTACAAAAG TTTTCTTTTTGCTGA